The proteins below come from a single Triticum aestivum cultivar Chinese Spring chromosome 5D, IWGSC CS RefSeq v2.1, whole genome shotgun sequence genomic window:
- the LOC123123573 gene encoding uncharacterized protein, whose product MGSLMAGWDSPVLGDDTKARVMRNRSLTKEEVEAFWRQRGKPAREDGGGETLAVDVTSLFASPGRPMEKSPLGSSQRSRSPASSPVAAGHEEIDAADAADAGKSRDWWTRSNWAFLNEPPHEERPGTAHSYTPQFHVAARNA is encoded by the exons ATGGGGTCTCTGATGGCCGGCTGGGATTCGCCGGTTCTTGGCGATGACACCAAAG CTCGTGTGATGAGGAACCGGTCCCTGacaaaggaggaggtggaggccttcTGGAGGCAGCGCGGGAAGCCGGCGCGGGAGGACGGCGGCGGTGAGACCCTTGCCGTCGACGTCACCTCCCTGTTCGCCTCCCCTGGTCGACCTATGGAGAAGAGCCCGCTGGGAAGCTCGCAGAGGAGCAGGTCACCGGCGTCGTCTCCGGTGGCTGCCGGCCACGAGGAGATCGACGCAGCTGACGCCGCCGACGCCGGCAAGAGCCGGGACTG GTGGACGAGGAGCAACTGGGCCTTCCTCAACGAGCCGCCGCACGAGGAGAGGCCGGGCACGGCGCACAGCTACACGCCGCAGTTCCACGTCGCCGCCCGCAACGCCTGA